Within Burkholderia cepacia GG4, the genomic segment CGCCCGCCTGCGGATGCCCGCGATCGACGATCCGCCCCGCGCCCGAGTCGTAGCCGCCCCAGAAGCTGAGCGGCTTGTCGAGCACGATCGTCTTTGCGCATGTGCTGCCCGGCACGAGCGTGTCGCCCGTCAGTTTCCCGATCGTTGCGTCAGTCATCGAATCGCACCTTTCCTTCGAACGCGGAACGCACGCACTCGCGCATGCTGCCGTATGCCACCGTGACGCCGATGTTCGCGGGCGCATACGACGCCCACTTCCCCGAGTTGGTCATCACCAGACCCGACAGCTGCTTCATCACCGGCGTGATGTACGTGCAGGTATCGACGACGATCTGGACGCCACGCGCATCGAATTTCGAAGCGAGTCCGAGCTCGCCCAGCTCCCACAGGATGAAGCGGCTCGTGTTCACGTAGAAATCGCACTTCGGCTTGCCGTCGAACTGATCGAGCAGCGCGTCGAGCGTGCGGAATTCGGCCAGCGAGAAATGCGGCGTGCCGAGCGCGACGGCGACGAGCGCATCGCCAGCCGCGCCATGGTTCAGCGTGCGGCGGATTTCGTCGAGATCGGCCATCGCGACCTCGATCGTCCGCTGCGCCGCCCGTCCGTGCAACGCAGCGTCGAGCGTTGGCGCCTCGGGCGTCACGCCCACCGCATGGAACAGCGCGACGGCCCCGCTCGATGCGGCGGCCGCGCCGAGCGCCTTGAGTTCGTCTTCGGTGGTGTCCGCGGGCAGCCCGACGATCGCCGGCACGATCGCGCCCGCGATCTTGCCGATCAGCAGCCCGAGCGCCGCGAAATAGATGTCGCGCGACGGCCGGTTGCCGAAATCCGGTGCATTGAACACGATCCGTGCGGCACGATTCGATTCGACATGCAGCCCCGCGTATGGCGCACGCCCGGTGATCGCGGCGGCGAGATCGAGAAAGTCGCCATAGCGGCTGGTGCGCGCGCCGAGCACCGAATTGGCGAACACGATCGCATTGGATTCCGCCCATGCGATCTGCTCGCCGAGGCGCGGCCGATTCTTCAGCTGATACGGCGCGCACGTGAAGCTCGATTCGCAACCGAGCTGCAGGTGCGCATCCATCAGGCGCTGCGCATCGCGCTGGATCGTGCGGTCGCCGTGATAGAGCTCGGGATGGATCAGGTCGAGCGACCCGACGTTCAGCGTGGTCGGCACAGCAACTTGCGCGCCCGCGTCGACGAAATACTCGACGAAGTCTAGGCTGGTCTGGCCGTGGTAAAGACAGCCGTCGATATGCGCGGACGTAATGTCGATCAGATGCGGCGCCGACATCACTTCGGCCGTGCGTGCAACGATCCGCATCGCGCGCGCGACGCCGGCGCCGAATGCGCCGCGCAACATCGCGTCGTCGCGCTCGCTCAACTGCAGCATGGGGGGCTCCTCGTGTCTCGTCCGGTGGATCCGGATCGCTTTTGTAATACTACCGCGCGCGGTGCACCTATCGGAGCGCCGTCAGGCTGAACAACTCGTCGCGCAGCGCCTTGGCCCGGCTGCGGCCGAACTGCGTCTCGAACTCGTCCTGCGCGGCCTGCCACGCGACCTTTGCCTGCGCGTAGGTACGCTCGCCGTGCTTCGTCAGGCTGAGCGCATGCGCGCGCGCGTCATGCTCGGATGCGGCCGCGGCGACGAATCCGTCACGCTGCAGCGGCTTCAGCGCGCGCAACAGCGTCGTACGATCCATCACCAGCCGGTCGGCGAGTTCGCTCATCACCAGGCCGGGCCGGTGCGACAGGTTCGCCATGATCGAGAACTGCGCGGGCGTCACACCGACCGGGGCCAGATGACGCTCGTAAAGTTGCGTGACGAAGCGCGCCGCCTGACGCAGCGCGAGGCAATTGCAGGCCTGGGCCATCTGGATATCGTTCATGATCGGCAATTTATATGTGCATATGCATAAAGTCAATGTACACTCCGCCGTAACAGGGCCGGGGCCGGCCGCGTGGATCGGGCGCCCCGCCATCGCCTCGAGGAGACGGACATGGACTACATCGACAAGCTGCGGATCTTCCGGTCGGTGGTCGAGATGCGCAGCTTCACGCGCGCCGCCGACATACATGGCCTCGCGCGGCCGGTCGTCTCGCGGGCGGTCGCTGATCTGGAGGCTCGCTTCGGCAGCCGCCTGCTGCACCGGACCACGCGCCAGGTCTCGCTGACCGAAACCGCCGAGCGCATCTACGAGCGCTGCGCGGCCGTGCTCGACGAACTCGATTCGCTGGAAGCGCAGGCGCAGTCGCACACCCGCGAGCCCGAGGGCCTGCTGCGTCTCGTCGCGCATACGACGGCCGCGCTGAACCGGCTCGTGCCGCTGATCGCCGGCTTCAAGGCCGCGCATCCTAAGGTGCGCCTCGACGTCACGCTGACCGAACGCCCCGTCGACCTGGTCGGCGAAGGCTATGACATCGGCATCGTCGTGCCGTACATGCTGACGAGCGAGACGACCGTCGTGCGGCTGGTCGAGCGCATTCCGGTGGTGATCGTCGCGACCCCCGCGTATCTGCGCACGCATCCGCGCCCGGAAACGCCGGCCGAGCTCGCCAATCATCCGTTCGTGCCGCTGTCGCCGTCGCTGCGCCGGCCGGCGCTGTCGTTCCGCGTCGACGGCGACACGCTGACCGTGCCGTTCCGCTTCGACATCTCGTCGAACAGCCCCGTCTTCAACCGCGAGATGGTGATGCACGACTTCGGTATCGGCGTCGTGCCGAAAACGCTCGTCGAAGCCCAACTCGCGTCCGGCGCGCTCGTGCAGTTGCTGGAAGGCGCCGATCTCGTCGATGCGTTCGTGGAAATCAAGCTCGCTTACGCGAACCGTGCGCTGCTGCCCGCGAAGGTCAAGGCGTTCATCGACTACACGGCCGCGTACTGCGATCGCGAAGGCTGGATCGTTCCGGCGGCGGCCTGATCCGGCGCGCGGCCGCGCGTGCCTGCCGCCGATTGGTACAGCCACGACACCAATCTGATCCTGCGCCGCCCCTCGCTTCCGGCCATCGCGCCACCTAATATGTGCACATGCACAAGACTACGCTCACCGATGACGATTGCTTCGCGGTCCGGCAAGCCGCCCGGCGAATCTCGCAGTTCTACGAGCGCTACTTGTCGCGGGCGGGCGTCACGCCGTCGCAGTACAGCATTCTCGCGCTGCTGCGGGAGCGTCCGGGCCTGACGATGGCGACGCTGTCGACCGTGCTGGTGATCGAGCGCACCGCGCTCTTGCGCGCGCTCAAGCCGCTGATCGGTGCGGCGCTGGTAGCGGGCCTGATCGAACCGCGTTGCCGCCGTCAGACGTTCGCGTTGACCGCGCACGGCGAGACGAAGGTCGCCGACGCGCATGTGCACTGGCTCGCCGCGCAGGAAGCGTTCGAGCAGCGGTTCGGGCCGACCCAGGCGGCCCGCCTCAGAGACGAATTGTTCCGGATCACGCACAACCTGCCGGAACGCTGACCAACGACTTCCCCGATCGACGCTGCGTCGTCGATCGCCTCAATCAGTGCATATACATAGGTGAATCGATGGAAACGACCCAAGCCGCTGCCTCCCGCGAGGCAGCCACAATCGACCGGCCCGCGAAGCAGCGCCGCCGCGTGCCGTGGATGCGGATCGCGGTGGCCGCCGTCGTCGTCGCGGTCACGGCCGCGGCGCTCGACTGGCTGTTCGTGTTGCGCTTCCAGGAAAGCACCGACGATGCGTATGTCGGCGGCGACGTCACGGTGCTCGCGCCGAAGGTGAGCGGCTTCGTCGACCGGATTCTCGTGACCGACAACCAGAGCGTGAAGGCCGGCGACGTGCTCGTGCAGCTCGATGCGCGCGACTACGATGCGAAACTCGCGCAGGCCACCGCAGAAGTCGACAGCGCGCGCTCCGCGGTGACCGAGCTCGAAGCGAAGCAGCAACTGCAATACGCGGTGATCGGCCAGCACGCGGCGGACAAGAACGCGTCGTCGGCCGAGCTCACCCGCGCCGCATCCGATCGCGTGCGCTACCGCGAACTCGTGAAATCCGATGCGGTGTCGAACCAGATCGTCGAACGCGCGGACGCCGACTATTCGAAGGCGGGCGCAGCCGTCGAACGCAGCGACGCCGCGCTGCTCGAGTCGAAGCGGCAGCTTGACGTGCTCGGCGCGCAGCTCGCCGATGCGCGGGCCCGCGTGAACACCGCGCTGGCCGCGCAGCGCGTCGCGGCGCTCAACGTCGAATACACGACGATCCGCTCGCCGGTCGACGGCGCCGTCGGCAACCGCACGGGCCGCGTCGGGATGCTCGCGAACGTCGGCGTGCCGCTGCTGACGGTCGTGCCCGCGGCGGGACTGTGGATCGATGCGAACTTCAAGGAGGACCAGCTGCGCAAGATGCGCGCGGGCGATCGCGTCGACGTGGTGCTCGATGCGTCGAGCACGCGCCTGCACGGCCGCGTCGACAGCCTGGCGCCGGCGACCGGCGCGACCTTCAGCGTGCTGCCGCCTGAGAACGCGACCGGCAACTTCACGAAGATCGTCCAGCGCGTACCCGTGCGCGTGCATCTCGACTCGCAGCCGGGCATCGAACAGGTGCTGCGCGCCGGCCTGTCCGCGGTCGTGACCGTGCACACCGACCACGCGAACTGAACGGGAGCCGACGATGACCACCGCATTCTCCGGCGACCCCGCGTCGCAACCGACGAAGCAGCGCGTCTTCGCGTTCGCGCTGATGTGCGTCGGCTTCTTCATGGCGACGCTCGACATCCAGATCGTCGCGTCGTCGCTGCGCGACATCGGCGGCGGCCTGTCGGCCAGCCAGGACGAGCTGTCGTGGGTGCAGACGGCCTACCTGATCGCCGAGATCATCGTGATCCCGATGTCGGGCTGGCTGTCGAAGGTGATGTCGACGCGCTGGCTGTTCGTCGCCTCGGCCATCGGCTTCACGATCACGAGCATGCTGTGCGGGCTCGCGTGGGACATCAACTCGATGATCCTGTTTCGCGGGCTGCAGGGCGCGCTCGGCGCCGCGATGATCCCGACCGTGTTCACGACCGCGTTCGTGCTGTTCCCGGGCAAGCAACGGCTGATCGCATCGACGACGATCGGCGCGCTCGCGTCGCTCGCACCGGCGATCGGGCCGGTGATCGGCGGCTGGATCACCGATCAATGGTCGTGGCACTGGCTGTTCTACCTGAACCTCGTGCCGGGCATCGCCGTGGCCGCGCTGGTGCCGCGCTACGTGCATATCGACGAACCCGACCTGAGCCTCATCAAGCGCGGCGACTATCTCGGCATCGTGCTGATGTCGGGCTTCCTCGGCTGCCTCGAATACGTGCTGGAGGAAGGCCCGCGCAAGAACTGGTTCAGCGACGATGCGATCGTCATCTGCGCGTGGATCTCCGGTATCTGCGGCTTCCTGTTCATCGTGCACGCGCTGACCGCCGACGATCCGATCGTCGACCTGCGCGCGCTCGCCGTACGCAACTTCGGGATCGGCAGCCTGCTGTCGTTCGTGACGGGCATCGGCATCTTCGTGACCGTGTTCCTCACGCCGCTGTTCCTGGCGCAGGTGCGCGCGTTCAGTTCGCTGCAGATCGGCATCGCGCTGCTGTCGGTCGGTGCGTTCCAGTTGCTCGCGCTCTGCGTGTATGCGTTCGCTGCACGCTACTTCAGCATGCGCGCGCTGCTCGTATTCGGGCTCGTGTGCTTCGGCCTCGGCTGCTACCTCTATACGCCGATCACGCACGACTGGGGCTGGCGGGAGCTGCTGCTGCCGCAGGCGCTGCGCGGCATCGGCCAGCAGTTCAGCGTGCCGCCGATCGTGACGATGGCGCTCGGCTCGCTGCCGCAGTCGCGGCTCAAATCGGCGAGCGGCCTGTTCAACCTGATGCGCAATCTCGGCGGTGCGATCGGCATCGCGGTGAGCGCGACGATGCTCAACGACCGGTTGAACTTCCACTACCTGCGCCTGAACGAGCACGTGAGCGCCGGCGAGCCGCAGGTCGCGTCGCTGCTCGATCGCCAGGCCGCGTACTGGACCTCGGTGGCCGGCAATACGCTGAATACCGCACAGGCGGGCCTCGCGAACCTGCATCGCCTGATCTATCGCGAAGCGCTGACGCTCACCTACGCGGATGCGTATTACGCGCTGTCGCTGTGCTTCGTTGTCGCGCTGATTGCCGTCGCGTTTTCGCGTCCCATCACCCTGAACGCGCCGCCGCCGGACGCGCACTGAAGCCGAGGTCATCATCATGAAAAAACTACTCGTCGCCCTCGCCGTCAGCGCGTTCGCCGCCGGCTGCGCGGTGCAGCCCGCGCAGCATCCCGCGCTGCACGATTCCGTTCAATCGCTCGCACCCGCCGCGTGGGATACCGACGTGCCGCGCACGGACGCCGATGCCGCCGCGTGGTGGGCGCAATTCCACGACCCGGTGCTCGACCGGCTGATCGCGACCGTGCTCGACGGCAACCTCGATCTGCAGGCCGCCGCCGAACGCGTGAAGCAGGCGCAGGCGCTGACCGTGCAGAAGCGTGCGGTGCTGCTGCCCGAACTTGACGCGACCGCACATGCGGCCGACGCGCGCCAGAACACCCCGCCACCGCTCGGCTATGTGCGGCAGGCCGGCGCGGGGCTCGCGCTGAGCTGGTCGCCGGACGTGTTCGGCGGCGAACGGCTCGACCTGCTGGCCGCGCAGGCGGAGCTGGTCGGGCAAAAGCATGCGGAAGACGCAATGCGGCTCGCGCTCGCGGCCGATGCGGCCGCCGCGTATGTCGACCTGCGCTGGGCGCAGCAGGAGCTGAAGATCCTGCAGGACAACGCGAAGATCCGTCAGCATGCGCTCGAACTCACCCGCAAGCGGCAGGCGTTCGGGCTATCGACGGAACTCGACGTCACGCGCGCGCAGAACCAGCTCGATGCGCTCGAAGCGCGGATTCCGCCGACGCAGGCGCAGATCGCGCACCAGCTCAACCTGATCGCCGTGTATTCGGGGCGCACGCCCGAATCGGTCGATCGGCTCGTGCTCGCACAGGGCGGCGAGATTCCCGCGCCGCCGGCCGGGTCGCCCGGTACGTTGCCCTCGCAGGCGCTGCTGCGCCGGCCGGACGTGCTCGCCGCTTACGCGCAGGTCGAACGGCGCGCGGCGCAAGTGGGCGTCGCGAAGGCCGAGCGGTATCCGAAGTTCTCGCTGAACCTGACGGACGGGATTCTCGCGGCGTCGTATCTCGGCTTGCCGACGCTGACCGACAACCTGTTCAGCGCGGCACTGAGCGCGACGAGCCCGATCTTCAACGCGGGGCGCATCACGGCCGACATCACGCAAAGCGAAAGCCGGATGCGCGAGTCGGAACTCGGGTTGCGGCAGACGATGCTGCAGGCGCTGAGGGAAGTCGAGGATGCGCGCGCGAACCTCGTCAGCAACGATCAGGCGACGCAGCGGCTCGACAGCGCGCTGGCGGCTTCGGACAAGGCGCTCGGCCTGGCGAACCAGCTCTACAAGGGCGGCGCGACGGATTTTCTGGATGTGCTGTCCGCGCAGGAGGTGTACCTGCGGGACTCGGATGCGCTCAATCAGGTCAAGCGCGAGCATGCGCTGGCGGCGGTCGCGCTGTATCGGTCGCTCGGCGGTGGATGGAGCAGGAATGATGCGGCGGGTGGGCCGGAGACGGCGGCCGTGGCCGTGACTGCCGCTGTCGCGAAGAACTGACCGCGACCGCCATCCGACGCCGGCCTCGCCCCCTCCAAGCCGGCTTCGGTGCGGGCGGGCCGTCGGCCGAGGCACGCGGCCGCCGCAACGTCCGGCCGCCACCCGGCATTACAACGGCGGCCGCTTCAGCTTCACCCAGCGCTGCACCGACGGCCGTTCCCACTGCGCGCGCGCATAGTCGGCGAGGCGCTGCGGCACCGCATCGTCATTCAGCACCAGACGATTCAGCATCACCGCGAGGTCGACATCGGCGATGCTCCAGTCGCCGAACAGGTGCGCGGCGCCCGGCGCGAGCAGCTTGTCAGCCGCCGCGAACAGCTTCTGCGCGGCGGCCTGCGCGAGACTCGACAGCGGCTCGCTCGACGGGCCGTAGAACAGCACTTCGGTCGACCGTTCCGAGCGGATCGGCATCAGGTCGCTGCGCAGCCACGCCTGCACCTGGCGCGCCCGTGCGCGCGGGCGCGGCTCGGCCGGATAGAGCCGCGCGCCCGGGAAGGTCTCGTCGAGATACTCGGCAATCGCCGACGATTCCGACAGCGCGAAGTCGTCGTGCACCAGCGTCGGCACGCGTTGCGTCAGCGACGTCGCCGCATAGTCGGGCGCGAAATGCGCGCGGTTGCCGAGATCGACGGTCACGAGTTCGTACGGCAGCGATTTTTCCTCGAGCGCGACGAACACGGACATCGCGTACGGGCTGGTGTATTGCGCATCCGCGTACAGGCGGAGATTACCGTTTTGCACTGCAGGCTCCTTGTGGGTTCGAAGCTCGGGCAGCGCGGGTTGGCGCGCCGGCGAACTCCGGGTGGGTCAATGCGGCGTGTGCGACCGCCTCGCTGCGGGACAAGCCGGCACGGTCAGCCGGCGACGGGCCACCGGTATCCGATCACCTCGCTCACCGGGTACGCGAGTTCCCGCACTTCCTCGAGCTGGTTGCCGCCGAACAGATACACGCGCTCGTCGTCGTGACGCAGGTAGAACCCGACGTGGCCCTTCCAGCCCGCGGGATCGTCGCGCGTCAGGATCGCGATGCAGCCGTATGCCGGACGCTCCAGCGGCCGCCCCCATTCGAGCCACGAACGCGCGAGCGCGGAACCCGTGCCGCGGATGCCGGCATGCGTCATGCACCAGTTGACGAACGACGAGCACCACGAAATCTTGTCGTCGTAGCCGACGAGGTTCGTGTGGTTGTTGTATTCGACGATGCGCGGATTGATGCTGCCGGGCGGGAAGCGGCGGATGCCCAGCTCGGCCAGCGCGACCGGCATCCACGGCGGATGGCCGGCTTGCGGGTTGCCCTCGGGGTTCGATCGGGTCACGACGGTCTCGATGGAATGCGGGTGGAATGTCGCTCAATCTTCGCACGAATACGGTCAGCCGGCAGCGCCTTTTCCCGCACGCGATTTCCAGCCCGTACGCCCGTATCATGTCGGCAGCGACCTCGACCCTCACGCCCGCCATGCGCATCACGCCCCTGCCGCCCCTTCAGTGCCTCGTCGCGTTCGAAGCCGCCGTGCGGCACGCGAGCTTCACGAAGGCCGCGGTCGAACTGCACCTGACGCAAAGCGCGATCAGCCGCCAGATCCAGCAGCTCGAGGAATTCCTCGGCCGCTCGCTGTTCGTCCGCGAACACCGCTCGCTGCGGCTGACGATCGCCGGCGAGCAATACGCGACGCAGGTTCATCATCTGCTCACGCAATGCGCGGACGCCACGCACGACGTGATGAAGCCGTACGGCGATCTCGAACTGACGATCGCATGCTCGTCCGGCGTCGCGCTGCTGTGGCTCACGCCGCGCCTGCCCGAATTCCGCGCCGCGTATCCGAACATCAAGCTGCGCGTGATCGTGCGCGACGGCCTGGCGTCGATGTCGCCCGCGGAATTCGACGTCGGCGTCTACTACGTGCGCCAGCAGGCGCCGGCCGAGTACACCGCGCGCCGCCTGTTCGACGAGGAAGTCTTCCCCGTCTGCGCGCCCGGCTACCTGGCCGGCCGCACGCTGACCGCGGCCGACCTCGCGAGCGAGACGCTGCTGCGCCTCGAGGACGGGCAACGCCAATGGATGTCGTGGTCCGAATGGTTCGACATGAACGACGTCGACCGGCAGAAGGCGCAGCCGCAGGACATCACGATCAACTCGTATCCGCAGATCGTACAGATGACTATCCTCGGCCAGGGCGTCTCGCTCGGCTGGCGCTACATGATCGACGCGTGCATCGAGGCCGGCCTGCTCGTGCGCGTGACGGAGGCGTCCGCGAGCCACGGCGGCGGCTACTACGTGATCTCGCCGAACGACCGCGCACAGAACCAGGCGGCGCGGCTGTTTTCACGCTGGCTGTTCGAACAGGCGGACCAGCAGACCGCGCCGTGACCGCGATGCATGCGCTGCGCGCATGCGTGCATGCAAATCTTTCGTTTCAGAAAATAATCCGGCTGTCCTTAGCATGGGGTTCACGCGGGACACCCGTCCCGTCTTCTGACAAAGGAAGAGACCATGCAAGGAACGCTTTCCCCGCGCGCCGCGCGTTCCGTCGATGCGGCCACCCAGCAACGCCGCCGCGCCATCGTCGCGACCGTGATCGGCAACGGCCTCGAATGGTTCGATTTCACCGTCTACAGCTTCTTCGCGGT encodes:
- a CDS encoding MarR family winged helix-turn-helix transcriptional regulator, with translation MNDIQMAQACNCLALRQAARFVTQLYERHLAPVGVTPAQFSIMANLSHRPGLVMSELADRLVMDRTTLLRALKPLQRDGFVAAAASEHDARAHALSLTKHGERTYAQAKVAWQAAQDEFETQFGRSRAKALRDELFSLTALR
- a CDS encoding MarR family winged helix-turn-helix transcriptional regulator, whose product is MHKTTLTDDDCFAVRQAARRISQFYERYLSRAGVTPSQYSILALLRERPGLTMATLSTVLVIERTALLRALKPLIGAALVAGLIEPRCRRQTFALTAHGETKVADAHVHWLAAQEAFEQRFGPTQAARLRDELFRITHNLPER
- a CDS encoding LysR substrate-binding domain-containing protein codes for the protein MRITPLPPLQCLVAFEAAVRHASFTKAAVELHLTQSAISRQIQQLEEFLGRSLFVREHRSLRLTIAGEQYATQVHHLLTQCADATHDVMKPYGDLELTIACSSGVALLWLTPRLPEFRAAYPNIKLRVIVRDGLASMSPAEFDVGVYYVRQQAPAEYTARRLFDEEVFPVCAPGYLAGRTLTAADLASETLLRLEDGQRQWMSWSEWFDMNDVDRQKAQPQDITINSYPQIVQMTILGQGVSLGWRYMIDACIEAGLLVRVTEASASHGGGYYVISPNDRAQNQAARLFSRWLFEQADQQTAP
- a CDS encoding TIGR02594 family protein — encoded protein: MPVALAELGIRRFPPGSINPRIVEYNNHTNLVGYDDKISWCSSFVNWCMTHAGIRGTGSALARSWLEWGRPLERPAYGCIAILTRDDPAGWKGHVGFYLRHDDERVYLFGGNQLEEVRELAYPVSEVIGYRWPVAG
- a CDS encoding DHA2 family efflux MFS transporter permease subunit — its product is MTTAFSGDPASQPTKQRVFAFALMCVGFFMATLDIQIVASSLRDIGGGLSASQDELSWVQTAYLIAEIIVIPMSGWLSKVMSTRWLFVASAIGFTITSMLCGLAWDINSMILFRGLQGALGAAMIPTVFTTAFVLFPGKQRLIASTTIGALASLAPAIGPVIGGWITDQWSWHWLFYLNLVPGIAVAALVPRYVHIDEPDLSLIKRGDYLGIVLMSGFLGCLEYVLEEGPRKNWFSDDAIVICAWISGICGFLFIVHALTADDPIVDLRALAVRNFGIGSLLSFVTGIGIFVTVFLTPLFLAQVRAFSSLQIGIALLSVGAFQLLALCVYAFAARYFSMRALLVFGLVCFGLGCYLYTPITHDWGWRELLLPQALRGIGQQFSVPPIVTMALGSLPQSRLKSASGLFNLMRNLGGAIGIAVSATMLNDRLNFHYLRLNEHVSAGEPQVASLLDRQAAYWTSVAGNTLNTAQAGLANLHRLIYREALTLTYADAYYALSLCFVVALIAVAFSRPITLNAPPPDAH
- a CDS encoding LysR family transcriptional regulator; the protein is MDYIDKLRIFRSVVEMRSFTRAADIHGLARPVVSRAVADLEARFGSRLLHRTTRQVSLTETAERIYERCAAVLDELDSLEAQAQSHTREPEGLLRLVAHTTAALNRLVPLIAGFKAAHPKVRLDVTLTERPVDLVGEGYDIGIVVPYMLTSETTVVRLVERIPVVIVATPAYLRTHPRPETPAELANHPFVPLSPSLRRPALSFRVDGDTLTVPFRFDISSNSPVFNREMVMHDFGIGVVPKTLVEAQLASGALVQLLEGADLVDAFVEIKLAYANRALLPAKVKAFIDYTAAYCDREGWIVPAAA
- a CDS encoding aconitase X produces the protein MLQLSERDDAMLRGAFGAGVARAMRIVARTAEVMSAPHLIDITSAHIDGCLYHGQTSLDFVEYFVDAGAQVAVPTTLNVGSLDLIHPELYHGDRTIQRDAQRLMDAHLQLGCESSFTCAPYQLKNRPRLGEQIAWAESNAIVFANSVLGARTSRYGDFLDLAAAITGRAPYAGLHVESNRAARIVFNAPDFGNRPSRDIYFAALGLLIGKIAGAIVPAIVGLPADTTEDELKALGAAAASSGAVALFHAVGVTPEAPTLDAALHGRAAQRTIEVAMADLDEIRRTLNHGAAGDALVAVALGTPHFSLAEFRTLDALLDQFDGKPKCDFYVNTSRFILWELGELGLASKFDARGVQIVVDTCTYITPVMKQLSGLVMTNSGKWASYAPANIGVTVAYGSMRECVRSAFEGKVRFDD
- a CDS encoding efflux transporter outer membrane subunit; the protein is MKKLLVALAVSAFAAGCAVQPAQHPALHDSVQSLAPAAWDTDVPRTDADAAAWWAQFHDPVLDRLIATVLDGNLDLQAAAERVKQAQALTVQKRAVLLPELDATAHAADARQNTPPPLGYVRQAGAGLALSWSPDVFGGERLDLLAAQAELVGQKHAEDAMRLALAADAAAAYVDLRWAQQELKILQDNAKIRQHALELTRKRQAFGLSTELDVTRAQNQLDALEARIPPTQAQIAHQLNLIAVYSGRTPESVDRLVLAQGGEIPAPPAGSPGTLPSQALLRRPDVLAAYAQVERRAAQVGVAKAERYPKFSLNLTDGILAASYLGLPTLTDNLFSAALSATSPIFNAGRITADITQSESRMRESELGLRQTMLQALREVEDARANLVSNDQATQRLDSALAASDKALGLANQLYKGGATDFLDVLSAQEVYLRDSDALNQVKREHALAAVALYRSLGGGWSRNDAAGGPETAAVAVTAAVAKN
- the yfcF gene encoding glutathione transferase; this encodes MQNGNLRLYADAQYTSPYAMSVFVALEEKSLPYELVTVDLGNRAHFAPDYAATSLTQRVPTLVHDDFALSESSAIAEYLDETFPGARLYPAEPRPRARARQVQAWLRSDLMPIRSERSTEVLFYGPSSEPLSSLAQAAAQKLFAAADKLLAPGAAHLFGDWSIADVDLAVMLNRLVLNDDAVPQRLADYARAQWERPSVQRWVKLKRPPL
- a CDS encoding HlyD family secretion protein — encoded protein: METTQAAASREAATIDRPAKQRRRVPWMRIAVAAVVVAVTAAALDWLFVLRFQESTDDAYVGGDVTVLAPKVSGFVDRILVTDNQSVKAGDVLVQLDARDYDAKLAQATAEVDSARSAVTELEAKQQLQYAVIGQHAADKNASSAELTRAASDRVRYRELVKSDAVSNQIVERADADYSKAGAAVERSDAALLESKRQLDVLGAQLADARARVNTALAAQRVAALNVEYTTIRSPVDGAVGNRTGRVGMLANVGVPLLTVVPAAGLWIDANFKEDQLRKMRAGDRVDVVLDASSTRLHGRVDSLAPATGATFSVLPPENATGNFTKIVQRVPVRVHLDSQPGIEQVLRAGLSAVVTVHTDHAN